The proteins below come from a single Prolixibacter sp. NT017 genomic window:
- a CDS encoding hydroxymethylglutaryl-CoA reductase, whose translation MTKNERIISGFSKLNRSQRIDLIWDRLGLDEASRSVLDNFLHQNPSTQALFEEFSENFLTNFFMPMGVVPNVVVNGQSYIVPMVIEESSVIAAASRAAKFWASRGGFQARVSGMVKKGQVHFSWSGESKDLKAAFPFLKEKMLAATHDLTARMRKRGGGIIAVELVDKTSELADYYQVDVSFETADAMGANFINSCLETMAGVLVDELNNSETNGEASVIMSILSNYTPDSLVECWVECNIDELAPFSGKLKPEEFARKFEKASQIAQLDVSRAVTHNKGIYNGVDAVVLATGNDWRAVEACGHAFAASNGKYRSLTFAEIDGDRFRYTLRLPLALGTVGGLTKAHPVSKLALELLENPDAKTLMMIAAAAGLANNFAAVASLTTVGIQQGHMKMHLTNILNQLGATAEEKSKCTQYFSVKNIAYAEVEKYLNHIRNTNG comes from the coding sequence ATGACGAAAAACGAACGGATTATCAGTGGCTTTTCCAAACTGAACCGGTCGCAACGAATCGATTTAATATGGGACCGGCTGGGACTTGATGAGGCTTCCCGGTCGGTGCTTGATAATTTCTTGCATCAAAATCCGTCAACTCAAGCACTTTTCGAAGAGTTTAGCGAAAATTTCCTGACGAACTTCTTTATGCCCATGGGCGTCGTTCCCAACGTAGTGGTGAACGGTCAATCATACATCGTTCCGATGGTGATTGAAGAGAGTTCGGTGATTGCTGCTGCGTCCAGGGCTGCCAAGTTCTGGGCTTCGCGAGGTGGTTTTCAGGCCCGCGTATCCGGAATGGTCAAAAAAGGGCAAGTGCATTTTTCCTGGTCCGGAGAATCGAAAGATTTGAAGGCTGCTTTCCCGTTTCTGAAAGAGAAAATGCTGGCTGCTACACATGATTTAACGGCTCGCATGCGGAAGCGGGGCGGTGGAATCATCGCAGTCGAATTGGTCGACAAAACCAGTGAACTGGCAGACTATTACCAGGTAGATGTTTCCTTTGAAACAGCCGACGCGATGGGCGCAAATTTCATCAATTCGTGTCTGGAAACCATGGCGGGAGTTTTGGTCGATGAGTTGAATAACTCGGAAACAAACGGCGAGGCGAGTGTCATCATGTCGATTTTATCGAACTACACGCCCGATAGTCTGGTGGAATGTTGGGTGGAATGTAATATCGACGAACTGGCTCCGTTTAGCGGAAAATTGAAGCCGGAAGAGTTTGCCCGGAAATTTGAAAAGGCCAGCCAAATTGCACAATTGGATGTATCGCGGGCAGTAACGCATAACAAAGGCATTTACAATGGCGTCGATGCTGTTGTGTTAGCTACCGGAAATGACTGGCGGGCGGTTGAGGCTTGTGGTCATGCATTTGCGGCTTCTAATGGAAAATACCGCAGCCTGACGTTTGCCGAAATCGACGGTGACCGGTTTCGTTACACACTGCGGCTTCCTTTGGCACTTGGAACCGTGGGCGGCCTGACCAAAGCACATCCGGTTTCCAAGCTGGCGCTGGAACTGTTGGAGAATCCCGATGCAAAAACATTGATGATGATTGCAGCGGCAGCTGGTTTGGCTAATAATTTTGCGGCTGTTGCATCGCTCACAACGGTCGGCATTCAGCAAGGGCACATGAAAATGCACCTAACCAACATTCTGAATCAGTTGGGAGCAACGGCAGAAGAAAAAAGCAAATGCACCCAATATTTCAGTGTTAAAAATATCGCTTACGCAGAAGTAGAAAAATACCTGAACCACATCAGGAATACCAATGGCTGA
- a CDS encoding type 2 isopentenyl-diphosphate Delta-isomerase, whose protein sequence is MGTDRKLDHIKLAFQSQMNGIAADERFFYEPMLSGHPVDEPDEISFAGKKLKAPVWVSSMTGGTKLANTINHNLARACGEFGLGMGLGSCRKLLDDDTYFSDFDVRIDIGDEQPLYTNLGIAQVEELLDKGQTDKIERLVERLRADGLIVHINPMQEWLQPEGNLIQHPPIETVERLLEQVQFPVIVKEVGQGFGPESLLRLLKLPLAAVDFGAFGGTNFARIELERNSDLNKEQYEPFVRVGMSAEQMLDAVNQMVDGGEEIKCRQLIISGGIQNFLDGYYLTEKSKLPAIYAQASAFLKYSQGEYEVLRNYVEAQLKGLRIAKAFLRINENHSE, encoded by the coding sequence ATGGGCACCGATCGCAAACTGGATCACATTAAGCTGGCTTTTCAATCGCAGATGAACGGAATAGCTGCCGATGAGCGGTTCTTCTACGAACCGATGTTGTCAGGACATCCGGTGGACGAACCGGACGAAATTTCGTTTGCCGGGAAGAAGCTAAAAGCTCCGGTTTGGGTTTCGAGTATGACCGGCGGTACCAAACTGGCCAATACCATCAACCATAACCTGGCGCGTGCCTGTGGCGAATTTGGCCTTGGAATGGGATTGGGCTCATGCCGCAAACTGTTGGATGACGATACCTATTTCTCCGATTTTGATGTCCGTATCGATATTGGTGATGAACAACCACTTTATACCAACCTGGGGATTGCTCAGGTGGAAGAGTTGCTGGATAAGGGGCAGACAGACAAAATCGAGCGGCTCGTCGAACGCCTTCGTGCCGATGGATTGATTGTCCATATCAACCCGATGCAGGAGTGGCTTCAGCCGGAAGGAAACCTCATTCAGCATCCCCCGATTGAAACGGTGGAACGCTTGTTAGAGCAGGTTCAGTTCCCGGTTATCGTGAAGGAAGTGGGGCAGGGATTTGGCCCGGAAAGTCTACTCCGGCTTTTGAAGCTTCCGCTGGCTGCGGTTGATTTTGGTGCTTTTGGCGGAACCAACTTTGCCCGCATCGAACTGGAACGCAACAGCGACCTGAACAAAGAGCAGTATGAGCCGTTTGTGCGTGTCGGCATGTCCGCGGAGCAGATGCTCGATGCGGTGAATCAAATGGTAGATGGAGGTGAAGAAATCAAGTGTCGGCAACTGATCATTTCAGGCGGTATACAAAATTTCCTCGATGGTTACTACCTAACGGAAAAATCGAAATTGCCGGCTATCTATGCGCAGGCTTCTGCTTTTCTGAAATACAGCCAGGGGGAATATGAGGTGCTGAGAAATTATGTGGAAGCCCAGTTGAAAGGTTTGCGTATTGCCAAAGCATTTCTTCGGATTAACGAAAATCATTCTGAATGA
- a CDS encoding GYDIA family GHMP kinase: MAETTNTRVFYSRGKLLLTGEYAVLRGAEALALPSRLGQYLEVLEGNEPGVLSWESISPSGKWFEARFSLPALDVISATDSQKAGVLKELFLTARKLHAGFLEREEALQARSTLEFLPEWGLGSSSSLVSNIADWAKCDPFRLNGLVFHSSGYDVACARSKGPILYRRVNNLPEVISAKFRPSFGANLWLVYLNEKKNSKQAVNAFAGLTVDEMILERISSIAGETAAADDLDSFCALMDEHEKLVGGMTGQIPVKERLFSDFEGCIKSLGAWGGDFILAATKWPEEEVRKWFGERGYETVLPFNEMISYG; the protein is encoded by the coding sequence ATGGCTGAAACAACCAACACAAGAGTATTTTATTCCCGCGGCAAATTGTTGCTGACGGGTGAGTATGCTGTGCTTCGTGGTGCGGAGGCATTGGCTCTTCCATCCAGATTGGGGCAATACCTGGAAGTGTTAGAAGGAAATGAACCCGGCGTTTTATCATGGGAAAGTATTTCGCCTTCCGGGAAGTGGTTCGAAGCGCGTTTTAGTTTACCCGCATTGGATGTTATTTCAGCTACAGATAGCCAGAAAGCCGGTGTTTTGAAGGAACTTTTCCTGACCGCCCGAAAACTGCATGCTGGTTTCCTGGAAAGGGAAGAAGCTTTGCAAGCCAGGTCGACCCTTGAATTTCTTCCCGAGTGGGGATTGGGTTCCAGTAGTTCATTGGTTTCCAATATTGCCGATTGGGCCAAATGCGACCCGTTTCGGTTAAATGGACTAGTCTTTCACAGTTCCGGCTACGATGTCGCGTGTGCCCGTTCGAAAGGGCCGATTTTGTATCGAAGGGTGAATAATTTGCCGGAAGTAATTTCCGCGAAATTCAGGCCTTCGTTTGGAGCTAATTTGTGGTTGGTGTACCTGAATGAAAAGAAAAATTCGAAGCAGGCAGTAAACGCGTTTGCCGGGTTAACTGTTGATGAAATGATACTGGAGAGGATTTCGTCGATTGCAGGCGAAACTGCTGCGGCTGATGATTTGGATAGCTTTTGTGCCTTGATGGATGAGCATGAAAAGCTGGTCGGCGGAATGACAGGGCAAATTCCTGTGAAGGAAAGACTCTTTTCCGATTTTGAGGGGTGTATCAAGTCGTTGGGAGCATGGGGAGGCGATTTCATTCTGGCAGCGACTAAGTGGCCGGAAGAGGAAGTGAGAAAATGGTTTGGAGAGCGGGGATATGAAACCGTTCTTCCGTTTAACGAAATGATTTCATATGGCTGA